The Onychomys torridus chromosome 4, mOncTor1.1, whole genome shotgun sequence DNA window TCACTCAGCGCTtcatagagaaagagagactctactttggaaaaaaaaaaatgcctttaataAAGCTAGAATttagccgggcggtagtggcaaacgcctttaatcccagcacctgggaggcagagccagaggcaggcggatctctgtgagttcaaagacaacctgatctacagagcgagatccaggaaaggcaacaaaactatacagagaaaccctgtctcgaaaaaccaaccaaccaaccaaccaaccaaccaaccaaacaaccaaaaccagAACTTGATACTTGCAAAAACTAAGCAAACCGTTAAAAAAAGACCTTATTTAAAAAGCCATGTTTTCCTTTGTTGGCATTACCAGAACAATGTTCTTTCCCAGAGTGAAAAGGGCTTAACTTCTAAAAGGAAAATCTTTCTCTTACTACtgatttaatacattttaataaaacctATCTTCAAGATTCTCATGTTTGCTGAACTAAAACTTTATAAGCATAATGCCAATTTGAAAAGATTAAACTTCCTAGCATGTATGAAAAACAAAGCTAGTGTGGTGGCACCTTTGAGATTCCAGCACATGGGTGGGAGGAGATGAAACACAAccaagtttctttgtttttcaagacagcgtttctctgagtacccctggctatcctgggtactcgaccaggctggcctcaaactcagagatccacctgcctctgcctcctgagtgctgggattaaagtctcgcATCACTACCACCCAGCAATAAAGCTATTTCTAACCCAGCATTTTCAACGTGAGCTCTAAATTCTGAAACAGCTGAGTTACATTTGCTAATACTAACTATAAAGAACAAACAAGATTTGGAGAAGTACTCAgaatccattttgttttttgagacaggatctcactatttacctctggctgttctgaaactatgtagattaggctgaccttgaactcacagagatccacctacctttagAACTTGGAATCTGAAGTGTTTATAATTTTCCGTCACTTAACAAGTTTAAACCAGAAGATATTTGAggctaaaataaaatcaatgtctAAAACATAAAGCTGGTTAGGAGCTGGCCATGGTGGGTCTTTAATTCTAGCAGAAACAGgtaggtctttgtgagttcaaggccagcctggtctagatagtgagttccaggtggccagggctacacagagagacactggcttagaaagcaaaacagaacaaataaattcAGCTGTGAATATAAAAAAAGGTACTTGCTTTGTTTGCACAAGGCTCTAGGAGCAATACAagaactggggggtggggggggggggagacaataCCTTCTGTTTACTGGAAAACTAGCCCGAAGTCCAGGGGACTCTGACCCCAGTTGCTAATAGGTCTCTCTCCTTTCAGACAGACAATTCTCTGGCTACCAAAGCAGTCACTTTTAAAACAAAGGTAACACTATGTATCAACACAAAGCATTCTAGTAATCCTAAACAATAAAATTCCATACATTTTGCTAGTGCTTTTGAAAAACAGACAAGTGAGGCAAAAACTATATGACAAAGGACTTTTTCCAAAAAGAGGACCACAGGTAGGTGACTTGACCCAACCAGAATCCCCTTCTCCCCTTCAAAGGGGATTCCTTGATAGGACCTGAAAGAATGTTTTCCAAAATGAATTGGTGACTGTGATGTTGGATGACTCTATTTAAAAGGCAGATAGTATACTCAACACTGAGCTGATTCAGTTCTTATGGAAGACTggataaaaagaacagaaaatactaAAGTCACTTACACATTACAATAGACAGCTAtccatctattatttatttagagtAAATATTTAGTTATAAAAGAAACTCAGCTCAATGTAAATATTCACAAACACGGAGGCACAGAGAAAAGCACTGCCCCGTCACTTCTGTGCATTGTGTATACAATGCTTTCAAGCATGGAGTCAAAGCAGCTGTTTCTCACAAACTATATGACCTCACTGCATGGTTGCTTCCTGGTTCACTTCAGAACTCTAAAAGTAATGTTCGGTGTTCACATTATTCATCCCATGGAGACTTCTCTCCTGACATCTCACTATCTAAACGGGTGCTGACACTTACAGTGCAGTTATATTTTGGCACAGATAAAGAAAATCCTTGTTAGTTCATCAGTCTATTTTAATATTCCCTGTTAAAAGATATCAACTGCACATAAATTCCAAGATGCTTGGAAGAAtccagaaaagggaaaagaaatggtgatttttttttttaagtgctaatGCTTTTCACGCCCAGTTCAGTCACACCAGCTGGCAGAGGTGTTAGCTATGGCTTTATTCTTTCTGAAACTGTAGTCACTTCCATGACATTTCAAAAACTGCAtcaagagtgatttttttttcttcatgatcCTGATTCTTCTAATTTTAAATCTCATTTAGGAAACAACTTCTAAGAGAACTAAGAAGGTATCTGGatagtctgcagctgctcagagtCAAATTATCCTGTCCTAGATCCCCTAGTGAACTAGAtagaagggaaatgggaaaaaaaaaaaaaaaatcaaagccacCCTTTCTCTCTGCAAACAAAGTGACTGAAATACATGAGCCCTCAGCTATGGCACCCATTAAGGGGTCCTTGGCTCCTAACTGTGTACGGGCCCTTGGCTGCAGTGTGACTTGCACAAGAAGTACACACATCCCCCGAGAGGCCCTTTAATCCTCGCTGGAAAACACTGGTGGAGAGACTATAAATGATGCAGTTGCAGAAACTGTTACTAATAGCGAGCCAGGTGGTCAGGAAAGATGCAGGGCGGCTGCTGCAGCCAGCGGagctctccagcaggaagtagatGATGTATGGCAACCAGAGGACATAAAACACACTGGTAATTCTGAATAGGACCATGGCATAGCGCTTATCAGGACAGGTCTGGGCTTCCCCAGTCTCCCCGTTCTGGCTGCTGAATCGGGCTTGCCTTTCGGTGATTTCTTTTGTGTGCTGCTGGCAGATGCGGAAGATGTTGAAATACGTGAAGCAGACAATGAGGACAGTGGGGGCATACAGCATCACCACGATGAACAATGTGAAGTAGGGATTGGTATGCCAGGACTCTGCACACCACTGAAATACATCTCCATGATATCCAGGTTTGCCCcagtggaagaaggaaggcaggaagaccagggtGGAATATAGCCAAATCAGAAAAATACAAAGTCGTAGTCTCCAGGGAGTAACCAGCGTATTATAGGTTAAAGGCTTAGTGATGGCAATATATCTATCAATGCTGACACAGGCCAGAGAAGCCATGGAGACGCTCTTCAGAACTGATACTACAAAGCCAAATACTTGGCAAGTCATGGCCTCCTCCATAGGAAGAGGGTAGTGGAGCAGTGACAAGGATGGGACCAGGCAGCTTACCCCAACCAAGAGGTCAGCATATGCCATTGTCTGGATAAAATAACTTGCAGTGTGATCATTCAACAGAGGTGCACAGTGAAACACAAAAATCACAATGATGTTGCCAGAAATAATCAATATGGTTAGAAAGACAACAATCAGTGCTTCCAAAAGACAAAAACTGACAGTTTCCAAGTAGCCCAGTGcaaggagacagaaaggatggCTGCTCTGATCACCATCCAAGGTGGAGTTCATCTCGTTCGTGCTCAGGAGCTGGCTCTCACTTCATGCTGCCCGGTTCCCAGGAGCAGCTATTGTCACTGCAGTCAattgtgcatgggtgtgtgtgacAATGCCAGGAACCCTAGTcaccaggttcctgctctgctgccATGCAATTTCCCTTTAGATTCTTCCTGGAACAGGGAGAGCCAACAGCAGTTGTCTGGCCAGTCCCAGACTTGGCCATAATGCCATGTTCACCATGCACACATATCACCAAGGGAGTAAGGCAGACTGGGGACAGTGTCTTCAGGCCAAgtgagggtgggggagaggcagagggaggaaggctaGGAGCTTCAGCAGGAGTTGTAATGAGTCTCCTCTGAAGAgctaacagaagaaaaggagagagcatTTTACATTTTGCATTCCATGTCCTAGTCAAAGAACTGACTGCCACCCCCAGCCCTTTACCCTCAGCAGCACATCTGTAAAGGGCGCTTATTTCAGAGGAGTGGCTAGACCATACTTCCGAGATCAACATAAAAAGGAAAGCAATTGCAGATCCATCTACCCTCATTCTCTTTTATTTAACCTGTTGTGGGAGAGAGAATCTCCTTATAGCAATCCTAAAAACATCTGGCTACAATTACCATTGATAAAAATTAACCAAGATTAATTTTCTCCATTAAATCCAATATACTATCTTACTTGTGAAAACATCTTAATGGAATTTAAATGCTTAGCTCAATTTCAGAGTGTTACCTGTAATTCTGCATGCTGAAATCCAAACAAAAGCCACAATAAATCCCAAACAGAAAGCCTTGCACTACAGGACTGTGCTTCAATCCTGTGTGGCAGAACTCCAGCACAGAGGGAGGGTAAAGGAGtgggagggaagcaggaggagaaggggagggaagaggaagaaggggagggaagagaaggtaaATGCTGTGCTCACACACACTCCAGCATCTTGGGCAACTCATTAGGATTCATTGCCGGAATCTCCTGAGCTTTCAGACCGCACTGTGGGCACTGATTTGAGTTTCAAGCAGTGTAGCATTTGAAAGCCGTTTCCTGTCTGTCTGGAATCCCCCTGTTAGGTAAATGAGTAGGATCCAGACTGTTAGCGAGAAAAATAcaaggatggatgggtggggaaggaggaaa harbors:
- the Gpr21 gene encoding probable G-protein coupled receptor 21, whose protein sequence is MNSTLDGDQSSHPFCLLALGYLETVSFCLLEALIVVFLTILIISGNIIVIFVFHCAPLLNDHTASYFIQTMAYADLLVGVSCLVPSLSLLHYPLPMEEAMTCQVFGFVVSVLKSVSMASLACVSIDRYIAITKPLTYNTLVTPWRLRLCIFLIWLYSTLVFLPSFFHWGKPGYHGDVFQWCAESWHTNPYFTLFIVVMLYAPTVLIVCFTYFNIFRICQQHTKEITERQARFSSQNGETGEAQTCPDKRYAMVLFRITSVFYVLWLPYIIYFLLESSAGCSSRPASFLTTWLAISNSFCNCIIYSLSTSVFQRGLKGLSGDVCTSCASHTAAKGPYTVRSQGPLNGCHS